Proteins from a genomic interval of Rosa chinensis cultivar Old Blush chromosome 2, RchiOBHm-V2, whole genome shotgun sequence:
- the LOC112183912 gene encoding elongator complex protein 4: MAATKTRRSSFSRSFSGASSPQIPGLKHGPNGTMFVSSGIPDLDSNLLTNKVLEISSDSNISCVGRIAIQSFCAPQCGYSSLEWDMLSFLRSLKSMLRSSNAVVVVTFPPSLLSSSSSIRWQHMADTLLSVKAIPDEDKELATLLTGYQDMVGLLNVQKVAQINTQVINSARLLDTNVQICNYITDPFTQSSLEAL; this comes from the exons ATGGCTGCGACCAAGACTAGGAGGAGTAGCTTCTCTCGCAGTTTTTCGGGTGCAAGCTCACCTCAAATCCCAGGACTCAAGCATGGACCCAATGGGACAATGTTTGTGTCATCTGGGATTCCAGACCTTGACAGTAATCTTCTAACTAATAAAGTATTGGAAATATC AAGTGACAGCAACATTTCTTGTGTTGGTCGTATTGCCATTCAATCATTCTGTGCTCCACAGTGTGGATATTCCAGCCTG GAATGGGACATGCTTTCCTTCCTTAGATCTCTAAAAAGTATGCTACGATCTTCAAATGCAGTTGTTGTTGTGACATTTCCGCCTAGTCTTCTTTCATCATCCTCCTCTATAAGATGGCAGCACATGGCAGACACCTTGCTGTCAGTTAAAGCAATTCCCG ATGAGGACAAGGAATTGGCAACGCTCCTTACTGGTTACCAGGACATGGTTGGCCTTCTTAATGTGCAGAAAGTAGCGCAGATTAACACACAG GTTATCAATTCTGCTAGGCTACTTGATACGAATGTGCAAATATGCAACTACATTACCGACCCATTCACTCAGTCATCCTTAGAGGCCCTTTAA